One Falsihalocynthiibacter arcticus DNA segment encodes these proteins:
- a CDS encoding VOC family protein: MLTPFHLAYNVTDLDETRAFYGDVLGCVEGRSTETWVDYSFFGHQISLHLGVPFETRSTGKVGEHLVPMPHLGVVLLIEDWKVLAERLKEKAVDFVIEPSLRFEGEPGEQATMFFRDPSGNPIEVKGFANLNKVFAS; the protein is encoded by the coding sequence ATGCTTACCCCCTTCCATCTGGCATACAATGTGACGGACCTTGATGAAACGCGCGCTTTCTATGGCGATGTGCTCGGCTGCGTTGAGGGGCGCTCGACGGAGACTTGGGTAGACTATTCATTCTTTGGTCACCAAATATCGCTGCATTTGGGTGTGCCGTTTGAAACGCGTTCGACTGGGAAAGTTGGTGAACATTTGGTTCCCATGCCGCATTTGGGGGTTGTCCTTTTGATTGAGGATTGGAAGGTGCTTGCGGAGCGATTGAAAGAGAAAGCTGTCGATTTTGTAATCGAGCCAAGTCTGCGTTTTGAGGGTGAACCTGGCGAGCAGGCAACAATGTTTTTTCGGGATCCATCTGGAAATCCGATTGAGGTGAAAGGCTTTGCAAATTTGAATAAGGTATTTGCATCTTGA
- a CDS encoding DNA gyrase inhibitor YacG has protein sequence MSCPICNGKSDPKYRPFCCKKCADIDLGRWFNGTYTTPAEEIEDLADAQSELEKPNSHLH, from the coding sequence ATGTCGTGCCCGATCTGTAATGGTAAAAGCGATCCTAAGTACCGCCCCTTTTGCTGCAAAAAATGCGCGGATATTGATTTAGGGCGTTGGTTTAACGGCACATATACCACTCCAGCCGAGGAAATTGAGGACCTTGCGGATGCTCAGTCGGAGTTGGAAAAGCCTAATTCGCACCTGCATTAG
- a CDS encoding ribonuclease E/G: MKGRTVVLDTYKGRAAAALLENGKLSDFLIDPADKNVPIPGAIYRAFCDRPMKGQGGMMVRLPGVTGFLREGRGLAPGQPILVQVTGFAEEGKAVPVTAKILFKSRYAIVTPNAPGFNISRGIRDDDKRDELLGIAHSVMGESKFGLILRSICETSDPEEIAEDVAHMLGEAEGVLGAEGNAPELLLDGPNAHLLAWRDWPTPDTMSDEAGAFVTFEVDELIDQALSSFVPLSGGASMYVEPTRALVAVDVNTGGDTSPAAGLKANIAAVRDLPRQLRVRGLGGQVTLDLAPMPKKDRQTLESIIRIAFKSDSIDTSMAGWTPLGHFELQRKRERLPLKDGL; encoded by the coding sequence ATGAAGGGTCGCACTGTAGTCTTGGATACCTATAAAGGACGTGCTGCCGCAGCACTCCTTGAGAATGGGAAACTCTCCGATTTTTTGATCGACCCCGCCGATAAGAATGTTCCCATTCCTGGGGCTATTTACCGTGCATTTTGTGACCGGCCTATGAAGGGGCAGGGCGGAATGATGGTACGTCTTCCTGGTGTGACTGGATTTTTGCGTGAGGGACGGGGTCTTGCCCCAGGTCAACCTATTCTGGTGCAAGTGACCGGCTTTGCCGAAGAGGGAAAAGCCGTGCCTGTTACGGCAAAAATCCTGTTCAAAAGCCGCTACGCAATTGTCACCCCCAATGCGCCAGGTTTCAACATCAGTCGCGGTATTCGGGATGACGATAAACGCGACGAATTGTTGGGAATTGCTCATTCCGTAATGGGGGAAAGCAAATTTGGCCTCATTTTACGTTCGATTTGTGAAACATCAGATCCAGAAGAAATTGCTGAGGATGTCGCCCATATGCTAGGTGAGGCCGAGGGCGTTTTGGGGGCCGAAGGGAATGCGCCCGAGTTGCTGCTTGATGGCCCTAACGCTCACCTTCTTGCGTGGCGAGATTGGCCAACACCGGACACAATGTCGGACGAAGCAGGGGCCTTTGTGACCTTCGAAGTCGATGAGTTGATTGATCAGGCCTTGTCGTCTTTTGTGCCACTCTCGGGCGGGGCGAGTATGTATGTTGAACCAACGCGTGCGCTCGTTGCGGTCGATGTGAACACAGGCGGGGATACCTCTCCTGCGGCTGGCCTCAAAGCCAATATTGCTGCGGTACGGGACCTGCCGCGACAATTACGCGTGCGAGGCCTTGGCGGCCAGGTCACACTGGATCTGGCGCCCATGCCCAAGAAAGACCGTCAAACCCTCGAAAGCATTATTCGTATTGCCTTCAAAAGTGACTCTATAGACACCTCTATGGCTGGGTGGACGCCGCTTGGCCATTTTGAATTGCAGCGCAAACGCGAGCGTCTGCCCTTAAAGGATGGTCTCTAA
- a CDS encoding Maf family protein, giving the protein MRLVLGSASPRRAELLAQIGVEPFAVRPADIDETPKSGEYPRPYCQRLAREKALAVEAADDETVLAADTIVAIGRRILGKPAHADEAREFLRRLSGRRHRVVTAVALRQGDKITEKETVTILRMKLLTDKDIEAYIATNEWQGKAGGYGIQGYAARFIPWINGSYTGVVGLPLTETAQLLESAGYPLEVS; this is encoded by the coding sequence ATGCGGCTCGTTTTAGGCTCCGCAAGCCCACGTCGCGCCGAACTTTTGGCGCAGATTGGCGTGGAGCCTTTTGCGGTGCGCCCTGCCGATATCGATGAGACGCCAAAAAGCGGCGAATATCCTCGCCCCTATTGCCAACGTCTTGCCCGTGAAAAAGCGCTAGCCGTTGAAGCCGCTGACGATGAGACCGTTCTGGCGGCGGATACGATTGTGGCTATCGGCCGTCGCATTCTTGGAAAGCCCGCGCATGCGGATGAAGCCCGCGAATTCTTACGGCGACTATCTGGCCGGCGGCACCGTGTGGTCACGGCGGTCGCCCTGCGCCAAGGCGATAAAATTACGGAAAAAGAAACCGTTACCATTCTGCGGATGAAGCTTCTCACTGACAAAGATATCGAAGCCTATATTGCGACGAATGAATGGCAGGGCAAGGCGGGGGGCTATGGCATCCAAGGCTATGCTGCGCGGTTTATTCCGTGGATTAATGGTTCATATACGGGCGTCGTTGGCCTTCCGTTGACGGAAACGGCACAATTGCTTGAAAGCGCGGGTTACCCGCTGGAGGTCTCATGA
- the infA gene encoding translation initiation factor IF-1 translates to MAKEEELEFPGVVRELLPNATFRVELENGHEIIAHMAGKMRKNRIRVLAGDKVQVAMTPYDLTKGRINYRFK, encoded by the coding sequence ATGGCCAAAGAAGAAGAGCTCGAATTTCCGGGCGTCGTTAGAGAGCTTTTGCCAAATGCGACGTTTCGAGTCGAGCTGGAAAACGGCCATGAGATCATCGCACATATGGCAGGCAAAATGCGCAAGAACCGCATTCGTGTCCTTGCTGGAGACAAAGTTCAAGTCGCGATGACCCCGTACGACCTTACCAAAGGTCGCATTAACTATCGCTTTAAGTAA
- a CDS encoding low molecular weight phosphatase family protein, translating into MAKSRPTSVLFCCDHNAVRSPMAEGVMKALYGTSIYIQSAGVKNDLEIDGFAIAVCKEIGVELSRHRSRSFDEMQEWGDDLSSYDLVVALSPASQRRVLDLTRIYHIEIEYWPILDPTGLGEGREERLLSYRQTRDQIRDQLLERFGIPENSL; encoded by the coding sequence ATGGCGAAGTCGCGTCCGACGTCAGTTCTTTTTTGTTGCGATCATAACGCCGTGCGTTCACCAATGGCGGAGGGCGTTATGAAGGCGCTCTACGGGACATCCATTTATATCCAGTCGGCGGGTGTTAAAAACGATCTGGAGATTGATGGGTTCGCAATTGCGGTTTGCAAGGAAATCGGGGTCGAGCTTTCACGGCACCGAAGCCGTTCGTTTGACGAAATGCAAGAGTGGGGCGATGATCTTTCGAGCTATGATTTGGTCGTCGCATTGTCACCCGCAAGCCAACGTCGGGTACTGGATTTGACCCGCATATATCATATCGAGATTGAATATTGGCCGATTCTAGATCCGACGGGCCTTGGCGAAGGGCGCGAGGAACGCCTGCTAAGTTATCGCCAAACACGGGATCAAATCCGCGATCAGTTGCTAGAACGTTTCGGAATACCCGAAAATTCTCTCTAA
- a CDS encoding UPF0262 family protein encodes MTTDRIAEIDIDDGGLAPPTPQIEQERRVAIFDLLEENSFALPARDDRIPPVGPYHLKLAIRERRLVFEISDLNEGLAAEFHLALGPFRQVVRDYFQICESYFAAVKNLPPGQIEAIDMARRGIHDEGARVLQERLEGKATLDHATSRRLFTLICVLHFGG; translated from the coding sequence ATGACCACCGATCGAATTGCAGAAATTGATATTGATGATGGTGGGCTTGCACCTCCGACTCCGCAAATTGAACAAGAACGCCGCGTGGCGATTTTTGATCTGTTGGAGGAAAACAGTTTCGCCCTTCCTGCGCGCGATGATCGAATACCCCCCGTTGGGCCATATCACCTGAAGCTTGCCATTCGTGAGCGGCGTTTGGTGTTTGAAATATCTGACCTTAACGAGGGGCTAGCGGCGGAATTTCATCTGGCGCTGGGCCCGTTCCGTCAGGTTGTGCGCGATTATTTCCAAATTTGTGAAAGCTACTTCGCAGCGGTTAAAAACCTGCCACCCGGACAAATCGAAGCGATTGATATGGCGCGGCGCGGTATTCACGACGAAGGCGCACGCGTCCTTCAGGAACGTCTTGAGGGCAAAGCCACGTTGGATCACGCAACATCCCGTCGGCTTTTTACCCTTATTTGCGTTCTGCATTTCGGAGGGTAG
- the hisD gene encoding histidinol dehydrogenase produces the protein MPLFLNAQDANFEADFAAFLGTKREDSPDVDAVVAEIIADVRARGDEAVIELTRKFDRFEVTAETIAFSKSEIDAECAKVSVEDAAALEMAAERIRAYHLRQMPEDASFTDDVGATLGWRWSAVSAAGLYVPGGLASYPSSVLMNAVPAKVAGVERLAICVPTPDGVCNPLVLFAARLAGVDTVYRIGGAQAIAALAYGTASIAPVDKITGPGNAFVAAAKRRVFGKVGIDMIAGPSEILVIADKHNNPDWIAVDLLSQAEHDESAQSILITDDADFGLQVVQAVEKRLETLERAKIAGPSWRDFGAVITVATLNDAVTLSDRIAPEHLEICVQDADAMAAKIKHAGAIFIGAFTPEAIGDYIGGPNHVLPTARSARFSSGLSVMDFLKRTTLSKMTPEALRAIGPSAERLAKSESLEAHGLSIRLRLDSLNE, from the coding sequence ATGCCTCTTTTCCTGAACGCCCAAGACGCCAATTTCGAGGCGGATTTCGCAGCGTTCCTTGGGACAAAGCGCGAAGACAGCCCCGATGTAGATGCGGTCGTGGCTGAAATCATTGCCGACGTGCGGGCGCGGGGCGACGAGGCTGTCATTGAGTTGACGCGCAAGTTTGATCGGTTTGAGGTGACGGCAGAAACAATCGCCTTTTCGAAAAGCGAAATTGATGCGGAGTGTGCGAAAGTAAGCGTCGAGGACGCCGCAGCACTTGAGATGGCGGCGGAGCGTATTCGGGCCTATCACCTGCGCCAAATGCCCGAAGATGCCAGCTTTACAGATGATGTTGGTGCCACACTAGGTTGGCGTTGGAGTGCAGTCTCTGCTGCGGGACTTTATGTTCCCGGAGGGCTTGCCAGCTATCCAAGTTCAGTGCTGATGAACGCGGTTCCGGCCAAGGTGGCAGGGGTTGAGCGCTTGGCGATCTGCGTGCCGACACCTGATGGCGTTTGCAACCCACTTGTGCTTTTTGCGGCGCGGCTTGCGGGCGTTGATACAGTTTATCGGATTGGCGGGGCGCAAGCGATTGCAGCCCTTGCATATGGGACGGCGAGTATTGCCCCCGTTGATAAAATTACCGGACCGGGCAACGCGTTTGTGGCGGCGGCAAAGCGGCGTGTTTTTGGCAAAGTCGGTATTGATATGATTGCGGGCCCCAGCGAAATTTTGGTGATTGCGGATAAGCACAACAATCCAGATTGGATTGCCGTGGATTTATTGAGCCAAGCCGAGCATGACGAAAGTGCCCAAAGTATCCTCATCACCGATGATGCTGATTTCGGCCTTCAAGTTGTTCAAGCCGTTGAAAAGCGGTTAGAAACGCTTGAGCGGGCGAAGATCGCGGGGCCAAGCTGGCGCGATTTCGGAGCGGTCATTACTGTCGCGACTCTCAATGATGCCGTAACGCTGTCAGATCGAATTGCCCCCGAGCACCTCGAAATTTGCGTTCAAGATGCCGATGCAATGGCCGCAAAAATCAAACACGCAGGTGCGATTTTCATTGGCGCATTTACGCCCGAAGCCATTGGCGATTATATCGGCGGCCCAAATCACGTATTGCCGACCGCACGTTCAGCGCGTTTTTCTTCTGGTCTTTCGGTCATGGATTTCCTCAAGCGCACCACCCTTTCAAAAATGACGCCAGAGGCCCTGCGCGCAATCGGCCCGTCAGCAGAGCGATTGGCCAAATCCGAGAGCCTTGAGGCCCACGGCCTGTCTATCCGCTTGCGGCTCGACAGCTTAAACGAGTAG
- a CDS encoding DUF2948 family protein: MTQDASFEDGAEKPIQLVAVDATDLGVISGLVQDAVFLGSEMSWLPAQRRFAILCNRFRWEDVAQAKARNRPVERVRSILAFEDVTKVLSQGIDPQQKDTVLSVLTVHFEPTEDGAGRLVLTLAGDGAIGLDVECINVSLQDVTRPYIAPSKHIPHHPE; the protein is encoded by the coding sequence ATGACACAAGATGCCAGCTTTGAAGACGGAGCAGAGAAGCCAATCCAATTGGTGGCCGTTGATGCGACCGATCTAGGGGTCATCTCGGGCCTTGTGCAGGACGCTGTTTTCCTTGGCTCGGAAATGTCATGGCTTCCCGCGCAACGCCGTTTTGCGATTTTGTGCAATCGGTTCCGTTGGGAAGATGTTGCGCAAGCCAAGGCACGCAACCGCCCTGTCGAGCGCGTGCGGTCAATCCTTGCCTTTGAGGACGTAACCAAGGTCTTGAGTCAAGGTATCGATCCGCAGCAAAAAGACACGGTTTTGTCTGTTCTGACGGTGCATTTTGAACCGACTGAGGATGGCGCGGGACGTCTTGTTTTGACCCTTGCGGGGGACGGGGCCATTGGGCTTGATGTGGAATGCATTAATGTCTCATTGCAGGATGTGACGCGACCTTATATTGCTCCGTCAAAACACATTCCTCACCATCCGGAGTAA
- the murA gene encoding UDP-N-acetylglucosamine 1-carboxyvinyltransferase, whose protein sequence is MDSIVVKGNGPLKGQIPIAGAKNACLTLMPATLLSEEPLTLTNAPRLSDIKTMSALLESLGAEVSSLQDGKVLALSSHNIDNHVADYEIVRKMRASNLVLGPMLARLGHAIVSLPGGCAIGARPMDLHIAALEAMGAEIELKEGYLHAIARGGLKGAVHELRFASVGATENTVMAATLAKGTTVLKNAAREPEIVDLVHCLRKMGAQIEGEGTSTITIQGVDRLNGATHPVVTDRIELGSYMLAPAIAGGEVELLGGRINLLAAFCEKLDAAGVSVTETEKGLVVARKGDLIHSVDVVTEVYPGFPTDLQAQMMALMCTADGTSVLEEKIFENRFMHAPELIRMGANIDVQGGVATVKGVKRLKGARVMATDLRASVSLILAGLAAEGETVVSRVYHVDRGYEHVVAKFAGMGAQIERVKE, encoded by the coding sequence ATGGATTCAATTGTTGTTAAGGGGAATGGCCCGCTCAAAGGGCAGATTCCAATTGCTGGCGCAAAAAACGCCTGCCTGACGCTGATGCCTGCGACGTTGTTGTCGGAAGAGCCGCTGACGCTCACCAATGCGCCGCGCTTATCTGACATCAAAACGATGTCTGCCCTTCTGGAATCGTTGGGGGCGGAAGTTTCGAGCCTTCAGGACGGAAAAGTCTTGGCGCTGTCTTCACATAATATCGACAACCATGTGGCCGATTACGAAATCGTGCGCAAAATGCGGGCATCGAACTTGGTGCTTGGTCCGATGTTGGCCCGTTTGGGGCATGCGATTGTTTCGCTTCCTGGAGGATGCGCAATTGGCGCCCGCCCGATGGACCTCCATATTGCGGCGCTTGAGGCAATGGGCGCGGAGATAGAACTCAAAGAAGGCTATTTACACGCGATTGCACGCGGCGGGTTAAAAGGCGCGGTGCATGAGCTGCGGTTTGCATCCGTTGGGGCCACGGAAAACACCGTGATGGCCGCGACTTTGGCCAAGGGAACGACCGTGCTCAAGAACGCGGCGCGCGAGCCCGAGATCGTCGATTTGGTGCATTGTCTGCGTAAAATGGGCGCACAAATCGAAGGTGAAGGCACCTCGACGATTACCATTCAGGGCGTTGACCGATTGAACGGCGCGACCCATCCCGTTGTGACTGATCGCATTGAATTGGGCAGCTATATGCTCGCCCCTGCGATCGCTGGCGGCGAAGTTGAATTGCTGGGTGGGCGGATCAATTTGCTAGCCGCTTTCTGTGAGAAACTGGATGCCGCTGGCGTAAGTGTCACTGAGACCGAAAAAGGCCTAGTGGTTGCACGCAAAGGCGACTTAATTCATTCGGTGGATGTGGTTACCGAAGTTTATCCCGGGTTCCCGACAGACCTCCAAGCCCAAATGATGGCGCTTATGTGTACGGCTGATGGCACCAGCGTTTTGGAAGAGAAAATCTTTGAAAACAGGTTTATGCACGCGCCGGAGCTTATCCGTATGGGGGCGAATATTGACGTTCAGGGCGGTGTTGCAACCGTTAAAGGCGTGAAGCGTCTCAAGGGTGCGCGCGTTATGGCGACCGATCTGAGGGCCTCTGTGTCGCTCATTTTGGCTGGCCTTGCCGCTGAGGGTGAAACCGTCGTTTCGCGGGTATACCATGTGGATCGCGGTTATGAACATGTGGTCGCCAAATTTGCCGGAATGGGCGCACAAATTGAACGGGTGAAAGAATGA
- a CDS encoding tyrosine-type recombinase/integrase, whose translation MPNLRLTRRSVDDIPHPESGQAIYRDTMLPGFGVRVGAKSKTYIVEGQVNRRTRRVTIGRADLFPPETARRKALVVLGDMADGVDPTAEKRKDAADKITVEKAFNKFFDARPDFAKATVENYSRTGFIYLKSWANKPISEITKQMVLKKHQEMSRRNGKITANYAFRHFRSVYNFNAATEDNFPPNPVSILNQARAWNKERRRQTIIEAKQLPAWWIAVMEEPEYSRDFLLLALFTGMRRNEIASLRWENIDLEELKLHLPTTKNGDPLILPLSDYLLNLLRERKESAGVSPWVFPGNGPAGHIVEPKKFHQRVAAASGVSFTLHDLRRTYITIAESLDIPHYALKRLLNHRSSADVTGGYIIINVDRLRGPVERISERIQELKESKD comes from the coding sequence ATGCCAAACCTACGTCTTACCCGCCGCAGTGTTGATGACATACCGCACCCCGAAAGCGGGCAGGCAATCTATCGAGATACGATGTTGCCGGGGTTTGGAGTACGCGTCGGAGCTAAATCAAAAACATACATTGTCGAAGGACAAGTAAATCGTCGCACCAGACGCGTTACAATCGGGCGGGCTGACCTTTTTCCACCAGAAACAGCGCGGCGTAAGGCACTCGTCGTCTTGGGTGACATGGCAGACGGCGTTGATCCAACGGCTGAAAAGCGCAAAGACGCAGCCGACAAGATCACCGTTGAAAAAGCATTCAATAAGTTCTTCGATGCCAGACCAGATTTTGCAAAAGCAACGGTAGAGAATTATTCGCGCACAGGTTTCATCTACTTAAAGTCGTGGGCGAATAAGCCAATCAGTGAGATCACGAAGCAGATGGTGTTGAAAAAACACCAAGAGATGTCGCGCAGAAATGGAAAGATCACTGCGAATTATGCGTTCCGTCATTTTCGCTCGGTCTACAATTTTAACGCCGCAACGGAAGATAACTTTCCACCAAATCCGGTGAGTATTCTTAACCAAGCGAGAGCTTGGAACAAGGAGCGGCGACGCCAAACAATTATCGAGGCCAAACAGCTTCCCGCGTGGTGGATCGCTGTGATGGAAGAACCCGAATACTCGCGCGACTTCCTCCTGCTCGCACTTTTCACCGGGATGCGCCGCAACGAGATAGCAAGCCTGCGATGGGAGAACATCGACCTTGAAGAGCTTAAGCTGCACTTGCCGACGACTAAAAACGGCGATCCCCTAATACTTCCACTCTCTGACTATCTGCTCAATTTGCTTCGGGAGAGAAAAGAAAGCGCGGGGGTATCCCCATGGGTGTTTCCCGGCAATGGTCCAGCAGGTCACATTGTGGAGCCTAAGAAGTTCCATCAAAGGGTGGCTGCTGCCTCAGGTGTATCTTTCACTCTTCATGATTTGCGCAGAACTTACATCACCATTGCTGAAAGTCTGGACATTCCGCACTATGCGCTCAAACGATTGCTTAACCACCGCTCATCCGCTGACGTGACTGGCGGTTATATAATTATCAACGTTGATCGGTTGCGCGGCCCTGTTGAACGCATTTCCGAGCGCATCCAGGAATTGAAAGAGTCTAAGGACTGA